One stretch of Niallia sp. XMNu-256 DNA includes these proteins:
- a CDS encoding OsmC family protein, translated as MGQKMTVKVEGIGNGMRTDSVAGKHKIAIDEPITMGGKDSAIDPLSTFLASLIGCENVMAQIIAKEMDFDLQGISFEVEGELDPSGLMGNLEVKPYFEKVVIKAFVETTESQERVNEMQAAVDLRCPVFRTIKDAGIPVENQWVKVTEAA; from the coding sequence ATGGGACAAAAAATGACAGTTAAAGTAGAAGGAATCGGAAATGGAATGAGAACAGATTCAGTGGCAGGAAAGCATAAAATTGCCATTGATGAACCCATAACCATGGGAGGAAAAGATTCTGCGATTGATCCACTTTCAACTTTTTTAGCATCACTTATTGGCTGTGAAAATGTAATGGCACAAATAATTGCAAAAGAAATGGACTTTGACCTTCAAGGGATCTCTTTTGAAGTGGAAGGTGAACTGGATCCTAGCGGTTTAATGGGAAATTTGGAAGTGAAACCATATTTTGAAAAGGTAGTCATTAAAGCGTTTGTTGAAACAACTGAATCTCAAGAAAGAGTGAATGAAATGCAGGCTGCCGTTGATCTGCGCTGTCCGGTCTTTAGAACCATTAAAGACGCTGGAATTCCTGTTGAAAACCAATGGGTTAAAGTAACAGAAGCGGCGTAA
- a CDS encoding YetF domain-containing protein, which translates to MDFLERLPDLPYILKALLIFCAAVLLLRVAGKRSLAETTVSEAVLRISIGAVLIQPLAIRDEWQAIYAGTLLIIGIVLLAKIQVWLPKSRKFINGVPSVLVKNGEMKLEELKKARLTTDELQGALRLKAIGNVEDVELALLESNGKISTTLKPSKAPATKEDIQKIIDLLAENGIRPLSQSQSKASTPPLFQEAYDEADIEDYKPQIH; encoded by the coding sequence ATGGATTTTTTAGAAAGACTACCTGACTTACCTTATATTTTAAAGGCATTGCTCATTTTTTGTGCAGCCGTACTTCTTTTACGGGTTGCAGGAAAAAGGTCACTTGCGGAAACGACCGTTTCAGAAGCTGTGTTGAGGATTTCAATTGGTGCTGTGCTCATCCAACCTTTAGCAATAAGAGATGAATGGCAGGCAATATATGCTGGAACCTTGCTTATTATAGGAATTGTCCTGCTAGCCAAAATACAAGTATGGTTACCAAAATCCAGAAAATTTATCAATGGAGTACCATCCGTACTCGTTAAAAATGGAGAGATGAAATTAGAGGAGCTTAAAAAGGCCAGGTTAACAACAGATGAGCTACAAGGTGCACTTCGTCTTAAAGCAATCGGGAATGTCGAGGATGTTGAATTGGCTCTATTAGAATCCAACGGTAAGATATCAACAACTTTAAAGCCAAGCAAAGCACCTGCTACAAAAGAGGATATACAGAAAATCATAGACCTTTTAGCTGAAAATGGGATTCGCCCCTTATCCCAAAGTCAGTCAAAAGCGAGTACACCGCCATTATTCCAAGAAGCTTATGACGAGGCAGACATAGAGGACTATAAACCACAAATTCATTAA
- the ybaK gene encoding Cys-tRNA(Pro) deacylase, producing MAKKVTKTNAVRLDEQQKIPYELLSYGVEEGQPVDGLSASEKIGYSFEYVYKTLVTTAGKNRYYVFVVPVAAELDLKNAAKVVGQKKVEMIAVKELLGVTGYVRGGCSPIGMKKLFPTYIDATAEELDFMIVSAGKVGMSIKISPRNLGNACRRSLLQLYKENY from the coding sequence ATGGCAAAAAAAGTGACAAAGACAAATGCAGTTCGTTTGGATGAACAACAAAAAATCCCTTATGAGTTATTAAGTTACGGAGTGGAAGAGGGGCAACCTGTAGATGGCCTCTCTGCTTCCGAAAAAATAGGATATTCTTTCGAATACGTTTATAAAACATTGGTTACGACAGCTGGAAAAAATCGATATTACGTTTTTGTTGTACCAGTTGCAGCGGAACTAGACTTAAAAAATGCCGCAAAGGTAGTGGGTCAGAAGAAAGTCGAAATGATTGCGGTGAAGGAACTGCTGGGAGTAACAGGTTATGTCCGTGGAGGATGTTCGCCCATTGGAATGAAAAAATTGTTTCCTACCTATATCGATGCAACTGCGGAAGAACTAGATTTTATGATAGTTAGTGCGGGAAAAGTTGGGATGTCGATAAAAATATCACCGCGAAACTTAGGTAATGCATGTAGGCGAAGTTTGCTTCAATTATATAAAGAAAACTATTGA
- a CDS encoding branched-chain amino acid aminotransferase: protein MVHIKIQLTTNKKEKPAVSKLGFGNFFTDHMFIVDYNEGKGWHDHRITPYGSIFIDPAAKVFHYGQTVFEGLKAYSTIDERVLLFRPERNFSRLNASNERLCIPAINEEKALEALKRLISVDREWIPSEPGTSLYIRPFIIATDPSLGVAPSKSYQFIMIMCPVGSYYEGGIKPVKILVEEQYVRAVEGGTGAAKTAGNYASSLKGQELAEKNGYSQTLWLDGKEKHYVEEVGSMNIFFKINGTVVTPALNGSILPGITRDSMIQLLKSKNIPVEERKVSIEEVVEAYHNRTLEEAFGTGTAAVISPIGELKWKDERITVNNGDIGEVTQMLYDTLTGIQNGSVEDSFDWTMTL from the coding sequence ATGGTACATATAAAAATTCAATTAACAACAAATAAAAAAGAAAAACCTGCTGTAAGTAAGCTAGGTTTTGGAAATTTTTTCACTGATCATATGTTTATTGTAGATTATAATGAAGGAAAGGGTTGGCATGACCATCGTATTACCCCGTATGGATCGATCTTCATTGATCCAGCGGCAAAGGTTTTTCATTATGGTCAAACCGTATTTGAAGGATTAAAAGCGTATTCAACAATAGATGAAAGGGTCCTATTATTTCGCCCAGAGAGAAATTTCAGCCGATTAAATGCTTCGAATGAGCGACTGTGCATTCCTGCTATTAATGAAGAAAAAGCATTGGAAGCGCTAAAAAGATTAATTTCAGTCGATCGTGAATGGATTCCAAGTGAACCTGGTACATCCTTATATATTCGTCCATTTATTATCGCAACCGATCCAAGTTTAGGTGTCGCTCCATCAAAGAGTTACCAATTTATTATGATTATGTGTCCAGTAGGCTCTTATTACGAAGGAGGCATAAAACCAGTTAAAATTCTAGTAGAGGAACAATATGTTCGCGCGGTTGAAGGGGGAACAGGTGCAGCGAAAACAGCCGGTAACTATGCTTCAAGCCTTAAAGGACAAGAACTAGCTGAGAAGAATGGGTACTCTCAAACGTTATGGTTAGACGGGAAAGAAAAACATTACGTCGAAGAAGTAGGTAGCATGAATATTTTCTTTAAAATAAACGGAACAGTTGTAACACCTGCATTAAATGGGAGCATTCTGCCAGGAATTACGCGTGATTCTATGATTCAATTATTAAAATCAAAAAATATTCCAGTTGAAGAACGTAAGGTATCAATTGAAGAGGTTGTTGAGGCTTACCATAACAGAACATTAGAAGAAGCATTTGGTACTGGAACAGCAGCGGTCATTTCGCCCATTGGTGAATTAAAATGGAAGGACGAAAGAATAACGGTGAACAATGGTGACATTGGAGAAGTAACACAGATGCTCTATGATACATTAACAGGAATCCAAAATGGGTCAGTAGAGGATTCTTTTGATTGGACAATGACACTATAA
- a CDS encoding glycine betaine ABC transporter substrate-binding protein: MKNFKWKRAGLMSILTLSLVAAGCGSEEKGATSDKDNGGGSTPNYSEEVNFTITGIEPGAGITEQTLATIEEYENLEGWKLEESSTAGMLGELDQAIKNEEPIIVTGWAPHWKFSAYDLKYLEDPKGTFGGAENINTIVRKGLEEDMPNVYQILDRFYWELEDMETVMFDAQESSFEEAAKKWVEENSEKVAQWTEGVEKENGKEIELVYTPWDSEYASGYVMKEVLEQQGYKVTLTPVDPAIVFQAVATGEADASLAPWLPSTHASFYEKHQDDIVDLGENLKGTQNGLVVPEYMDIDSIEDLKPKK; encoded by the coding sequence TTGAAGAATTTTAAATGGAAAAGAGCAGGACTAATGTCTATTTTAACCTTATCTCTTGTTGCGGCAGGATGTGGGTCAGAAGAGAAGGGTGCGACTTCTGACAAGGATAATGGAGGGGGTTCGACCCCTAATTATAGTGAAGAAGTGAACTTTACGATTACAGGAATTGAGCCGGGTGCAGGGATTACAGAGCAAACCTTAGCGACCATTGAGGAATATGAGAATTTGGAAGGGTGGAAACTTGAGGAAAGCTCCACTGCAGGTATGTTAGGTGAGCTAGATCAGGCGATTAAAAATGAAGAACCTATTATTGTTACAGGTTGGGCTCCTCACTGGAAATTTTCCGCCTATGATCTTAAATATTTAGAAGATCCGAAAGGTACGTTTGGCGGTGCTGAAAATATTAATACAATTGTTAGAAAGGGACTAGAAGAGGATATGCCTAATGTCTATCAAATTCTAGATCGATTCTACTGGGAATTGGAAGATATGGAAACAGTCATGTTCGATGCACAGGAGTCCTCTTTTGAAGAAGCGGCCAAGAAATGGGTAGAGGAGAACTCGGAGAAAGTTGCACAATGGACAGAAGGTGTTGAGAAGGAAAACGGAAAGGAAATTGAACTAGTATACACACCGTGGGATTCTGAATATGCTTCTGGCTACGTAATGAAAGAGGTATTAGAACAACAAGGATACAAAGTAACATTGACACCTGTCGATCCAGCCATCGTGTTCCAAGCTGTTGCTACAGGGGAAGCTGATGCATCTTTAGCTCCATGGTTACCTTCCACACACGCATCCTTCTATGAGAAACACCAGGATGACATTGTTGATCTAGGCGAAAATCTAAAAGGTACACAAAATGGACTAGTGGTTCCTGAATATATGGACATTGATTCAATTGAAGATTTAAAACCGAAGAAATAA
- a CDS encoding serine hydrolase produces MSYNHGCDSLIISAELAKKAFVEEMNHKVKKMGLSHSNFIEPAGFPSTIEHKMSTRDMVKMAIHASGYKELAGIWNKKSYTFNIEGNNSREITINTTVTLPIIENDYYIYGGKTGAIWGTNEIDGYHMVLITSAPNDRKFVIAIRGASTEEERCKDIKASLDYAKLLLNHPEATVEGIASDSVAVCLLPMHQSLSYEQHDIPLIYSKNADMAGHPASVTKIMTAITALDYMKNLDGKIVIQESDITPGMGYYFEVGDIISFRDALYSMMLPSSNTSATAVARTAGEKIVRQMNR; encoded by the coding sequence ATGTCATATAATCATGGATGTGATTCTCTTATTATATCTGCAGAACTTGCTAAGAAAGCTTTTGTTGAAGAAATGAATCATAAAGTTAAAAAAATGGGACTATCCCATTCAAATTTTATCGAACCTGCTGGATTTCCTAGTACAATCGAACATAAGATGTCAACTAGGGATATGGTTAAAATGGCCATACATGCTTCCGGGTATAAAGAACTTGCAGGAATCTGGAACAAAAAGTCATACACATTTAATATCGAAGGGAATAATTCTAGAGAAATTACGATAAACACAACAGTTACATTACCAATAATAGAAAACGACTATTACATATATGGTGGAAAAACGGGGGCTATTTGGGGCACAAATGAAATCGATGGGTATCATATGGTACTAATAACAAGTGCGCCGAATGACAGAAAGTTTGTAATAGCCATTAGAGGAGCTTCAACAGAAGAAGAAAGATGTAAGGATATAAAAGCTTCTTTGGATTATGCAAAGTTGTTGCTTAATCATCCAGAAGCAACAGTAGAAGGTATTGCATCCGATAGTGTCGCTGTTTGTTTATTGCCTATGCATCAATCGTTATCATATGAACAACATGATATCCCATTAATATATTCAAAAAACGCTGATATGGCAGGTCACCCGGCATCTGTAACTAAGATTATGACCGCTATAACAGCTTTAGACTATATGAAAAATTTAGATGGAAAAATTGTAATTCAAGAGTCAGATATTACTCCGGGAATGGGGTACTATTTTGAGGTAGGGGATATCATCTCTTTTAGAGACGCGTTATACAGTATGATGTTACCATCGTCCAATACTAGTGCAACGGCTGTGGCGAGGACAGCTGGAGAAAAAATAGTTCGACAGATGAATCGATAA
- a CDS encoding aminotransferase class V-fold PLP-dependent enzyme encodes MNDLEEHFQFFKKNIIGNEQFFNTPYGTKKIHYADWAASGRLYKPIEEKILYQFGPFVANTHTETNVTGKSMTWAYREAKNIIKKHVNADENDILIFEGSGMTGAICKIQRLLGLLVHENDKNFYKQRDRSKPVIFITHMEHHSNQISWEETFADVVIVPPNDHGDVSPIMLEKMIKRYEDRPLKIGSFTACSNVTGIVTPYHELAEVMHKYGGICFVDFSASAPYVKMNMHPEKAMQHLDGIFFSPHKFLGGPGTMGVAIVSKKVVQTKTPDRPGGGTVNWTNPWGEKSYIANLEEREDGGTPGFLQAIRTALAIRLKEEMRIENISVQDKKLTQLLFKQLEQNKRINILEKRKKDRLPILSFYVDNLHHQLFVKLLNDVYGIQVRGGCSCAGTYGHYLFGINKQQSESIKEEITKGHYESKPGWVRLSLHPTMTEEEVIFLAEAINDITFNMKTYKKDYTYLPNFNDFQHKNERKINYESWFDLTEKRYIQPVSGRQ; translated from the coding sequence GTGAATGATTTAGAGGAGCACTTTCAATTCTTTAAGAAAAATATAATTGGAAATGAGCAATTTTTTAATACTCCCTATGGTACGAAAAAAATTCACTACGCAGATTGGGCAGCTAGCGGAAGGTTATATAAACCCATTGAAGAGAAAATTTTATATCAATTTGGCCCCTTTGTAGCTAATACGCATACAGAAACGAATGTTACGGGGAAAAGTATGACATGGGCTTACCGTGAAGCTAAGAACATTATAAAAAAACATGTAAATGCTGATGAAAACGATATTCTTATTTTTGAAGGTTCTGGGATGACAGGGGCTATATGTAAAATTCAAAGATTATTAGGATTACTTGTTCATGAAAACGATAAAAATTTCTACAAACAAAGAGATCGATCAAAACCAGTAATCTTTATTACTCATATGGAACACCACTCCAATCAAATTTCTTGGGAAGAAACCTTTGCTGATGTCGTTATTGTGCCACCAAATGATCATGGGGATGTTTCTCCAATCATGCTCGAGAAGATGATTAAACGATATGAAGATCGACCATTAAAAATTGGTTCATTTACAGCCTGTTCGAATGTAACGGGGATTGTGACCCCTTATCATGAGTTAGCAGAGGTGATGCATAAATACGGAGGAATCTGTTTTGTTGACTTTTCTGCATCGGCACCTTATGTGAAAATGAATATGCATCCTGAAAAAGCGATGCAGCATTTAGATGGAATATTCTTTTCCCCTCATAAGTTTTTAGGGGGACCAGGGACAATGGGCGTTGCGATTGTTTCTAAGAAAGTTGTACAAACGAAAACACCTGACCGTCCAGGTGGAGGAACGGTAAATTGGACCAATCCATGGGGTGAAAAATCCTATATAGCTAATTTGGAAGAAAGAGAAGATGGCGGGACACCAGGATTTTTACAAGCCATTAGAACAGCCTTAGCGATTCGTTTGAAGGAAGAAATGAGGATTGAAAATATATCTGTACAAGATAAAAAATTGACGCAGCTGCTATTTAAACAATTAGAGCAAAATAAACGAATTAATATATTGGAAAAACGTAAAAAAGACCGTCTTCCGATCCTTTCATTTTATGTGGACAACCTTCATCATCAATTATTCGTAAAGCTTCTAAATGATGTATACGGAATACAAGTAAGAGGCGGTTGTTCATGTGCCGGTACTTATGGGCACTATTTGTTTGGTATCAATAAACAACAATCCGAATCAATTAAAGAAGAAATTACTAAAGGCCATTATGAGTCAAAGCCAGGGTGGGTAAGACTTTCCCTTCATCCAACGATGACAGAAGAAGAAGTTATATTTCTAGCAGAGGCAATAAATGATATTACGTTTAATATGAAAACATATAAAAAAGATTACACTTATTTGCCAAATTTTAATGATTTTCAGCATAAGAACGAAAGGAAAATCAATTATGAGAGTTGGTTTGATTTAACAGAAAAGAGATATATACAACCTGTTTCTGGAAGGCAGTAG
- a CDS encoding LysR family transcriptional regulator — MDIQHLKYFVEVARQRNFTKASQILLVSQPSISKMIKSLEDELKVTLLDRSERQIKLTDAGAVVYEQAIKILQSVEDVYDSVNELVQVKKGTIKLGLMPTTGVLLFPNVLAGFKKEYPQIDFQMVEYSAKQLAIKVEQGDLDLGITVLPVNPKLFDAIPLLSEELVVLAHNEHWLAERESVRLSELKNESFILLTEDYALHDVVKQACMQSGFQPTVAFKSSLWDLIGEMVTAKLGISLIPWSMVSRFNHRNVHAISISDPLIEWELVLIYRKNKYLSFAARTFIEYIRLHMF; from the coding sequence ATGGATATTCAACACCTTAAATATTTTGTAGAAGTGGCTAGGCAACGAAATTTTACAAAGGCATCGCAAATTTTGCTTGTCTCACAGCCATCGATTAGTAAGATGATCAAAAGTCTTGAGGATGAATTGAAAGTTACTTTACTAGACCGTTCTGAGAGACAAATTAAGTTGACCGATGCTGGGGCTGTTGTTTATGAACAAGCGATAAAAATTTTGCAATCAGTCGAGGATGTTTATGATTCCGTTAATGAACTGGTTCAAGTAAAAAAGGGAACGATTAAATTAGGGTTAATGCCTACAACGGGTGTATTACTATTTCCAAATGTACTTGCCGGGTTTAAAAAAGAGTATCCGCAAATAGATTTCCAAATGGTTGAATACAGTGCAAAACAATTAGCAATTAAGGTAGAACAAGGAGACCTTGATTTAGGAATTACCGTCCTGCCGGTGAACCCTAAGCTTTTCGATGCGATTCCTTTGTTATCGGAAGAGCTGGTTGTCCTTGCACATAATGAACATTGGCTTGCCGAAAGAGAGTCTGTACGTTTGTCTGAGTTGAAAAATGAATCTTTCATTCTCTTAACCGAGGATTACGCCCTTCATGACGTGGTAAAACAAGCGTGTATGCAGTCAGGGTTTCAACCAACGGTCGCTTTTAAAAGCTCTCTATGGGATTTAATCGGTGAAATGGTTACCGCAAAGTTAGGGATTTCGTTAATTCCTTGGTCGATGGTCAGTCGTTTTAACCATCGGAATGTACATGCGATTTCAATTTCAGATCCACTGATTGAATGGGAATTAGTCCTCATTTATAGAAAAAATAAATATCTTTCTTTTGCCGCTCGAACATTCATCGAGTATATTCGGTTGCATATGTTTTAA
- a CDS encoding PH domain-containing protein has protein sequence MLKKFASDALGLSDVGKIIEPHDYEKTQSDDFVRHEDNEKIYFLIMTKSDEYCFTNLALIHIDGQNAVSSKRVMKRYPYSQYPISNVLLETAGKIDLDVEIKFHLGVLTFSIDVDKKEIEKLKDLYKALLFMAEKVHENNTYLKMSNDSLNKAVEVLYNSRLEGYDLSKEYTELTEYSFDWLKSNFEKYHEKDFGYVFEKYILN, from the coding sequence ATGTTGAAAAAATTTGCTTCAGATGCGTTAGGATTATCAGATGTTGGAAAGATTATTGAACCACATGATTATGAAAAAACACAATCCGATGACTTTGTTAGGCATGAGGATAATGAAAAGATTTATTTTCTGATTATGACAAAAAGTGACGAATATTGTTTCACAAATTTAGCTCTCATACATATTGACGGTCAAAATGCCGTTTCCTCGAAACGTGTGATGAAACGTTATCCATACAGTCAATACCCAATTTCAAATGTGCTACTCGAAACAGCGGGGAAAATTGACTTAGATGTGGAAATTAAGTTTCATTTAGGGGTTCTGACTTTCTCAATTGATGTAGATAAAAAGGAGATTGAAAAATTAAAGGACCTATACAAAGCTCTTCTTTTCATGGCGGAAAAGGTGCACGAAAATAATACTTACCTTAAAATGTCAAACGACAGTCTAAATAAAGCAGTAGAGGTGTTGTATAATTCTCGATTAGAGGGCTATGATTTATCTAAAGAATATACCGAACTAACTGAGTATTCATTTGATTGGTTAAAATCGAACTTTGAAAAGTATCATGAAAAAGATTTTGGCTATGTCTTCGAGAAATATATTCTTAACTAA
- a CDS encoding rhodanese-like domain-containing protein, producing the protein MVKNKRNVFIFIMMILSVFIASACSSNADEEAKQSSETSDTVSAITTEDLKKNLNDDSWVIVDTRINDAFNGWKLEGVARGGHIEGAVDFSANWLKVDVEDKEKKLDETLEIKGINANKNIVLYDANGEDAKEVAKYLGEKGYENLYTYDVKQWAEDESLPMVQYKNYHKIVPASVVKDVIDGKTPETFEDGKKVKIVEASWGEEKESYAKGHVPTGFHINTDTVEPPPEWMLANDEELAKFALDNGFTKDDSIIVTGESQMAAYRVAAVLSYIGVEDVRVLNGGLAAWTGAGYELETTSNKPEPVKDFGAAIPANPDLVDSQEELKSKILANPEEATLVDNRTWEEYIGETSGYSYYDKAGRIPGAVYGYAGTTDANSLEYFRNIDNTMRNFEEIVALWEEAGIDMDNHLSFMCGSGWRAAEVMIYANVYGLEDVSLYSDGWIGWSSNPSHPVETGEPME; encoded by the coding sequence ATGGTTAAGAACAAAAGAAATGTGTTTATCTTTATAATGATGATTTTAAGCGTATTTATAGCCTCTGCCTGCAGTTCAAACGCGGATGAAGAGGCGAAGCAATCCAGTGAAACAAGTGATACAGTAAGTGCGATTACAACTGAAGATTTGAAGAAAAATCTGAATGATGATTCGTGGGTAATTGTTGATACAAGGATTAACGATGCTTTTAATGGATGGAAGTTAGAGGGGGTTGCCAGAGGCGGCCATATAGAGGGAGCGGTTGACTTCTCCGCTAATTGGTTAAAGGTGGATGTTGAAGATAAGGAAAAGAAATTAGACGAAACCCTTGAAATAAAAGGAATTAATGCAAATAAAAACATCGTTTTATATGATGCAAATGGCGAAGACGCTAAAGAAGTGGCAAAGTATTTAGGTGAAAAGGGTTATGAGAATCTTTACACTTATGATGTAAAACAATGGGCTGAGGATGAAAGTCTTCCAATGGTTCAATATAAAAATTATCATAAGATCGTTCCGGCTTCAGTGGTAAAAGATGTGATTGACGGCAAGACTCCTGAAACATTTGAAGACGGAAAAAAGGTTAAAATCGTTGAAGCGAGCTGGGGAGAAGAAAAAGAATCATATGCAAAAGGACATGTACCTACAGGCTTCCATATTAATACAGATACGGTCGAGCCGCCTCCAGAATGGATGCTAGCCAACGATGAAGAATTGGCTAAATTTGCTTTAGACAATGGTTTTACAAAAGATGACTCTATTATTGTTACTGGGGAAAGTCAAATGGCTGCGTATCGCGTGGCTGCTGTTCTTAGCTATATAGGAGTTGAGGATGTCCGAGTATTAAATGGCGGCTTGGCAGCTTGGACTGGGGCAGGCTATGAACTTGAGACAACTAGTAATAAACCAGAACCAGTAAAAGATTTTGGTGCTGCGATTCCTGCAAATCCGGATTTAGTAGATAGCCAAGAGGAATTAAAATCAAAAATCCTAGCTAATCCTGAAGAAGCAACGTTAGTTGATAACCGTACATGGGAAGAATATATTGGAGAAACATCCGGTTATTCTTATTATGACAAAGCCGGTCGTATCCCAGGTGCTGTATATGGATATGCCGGAACAACTGACGCAAACTCATTAGAATATTTCCGTAATATTGATAATACGATGCGCAACTTCGAAGAAATTGTAGCGTTATGGGAAGAAGCAGGAATTGATATGGACAACCATCTTTCCTTTATGTGTGGAAGCGGATGGCGTGCAGCTGAAGTCATGATCTATGCAAATGTCTACGGTCTAGAAGATGTTTCTTTATACAGTGATGGTTGGATTGGCTGGAGCAGTAACCCTAGTCATCCAGTTGAAACCGGAGAACCAATGGAATAG